In Candidatus Melainabacteria bacterium RIFOXYA2_FULL_32_9, the genomic stretch AGTACCGTCACCAGCCACATCATTTGTTTTACTGGAAACTTCTTTAACTAATTGAGCACCAACGTTTTCTAAATGATCAGCTAACTCGATTTCTTTAGCAATGGTAACACCATCATTAACAATCTGAGGTGCGCCAAATTTTTTCTCTAAAACAACGTTACGTCCTTTTGGTCCTAATGTCACTTTTACCGCATCAGCAACAGCATCAATTCCTTTTTCTAATGCTCTGCGAGCTTCTTCATTAAATGCAATTCTTTTTGCCATTTTTTATTTGCTCCTCACAATCATTCCTACTCGATAACGCCTAATACATCTCTAACTGAGAGAATTTTGTACTCTGTGTTAGTAATTTTAATATCTGTGCCACCATATTTTGAGAATAAAATTTTGTCGCCAACTTTAACTTCCATCTCTTCTCTTTGTCCATTTTCAAGAAGTTTTCCTGGGCCAGCTGCTAAAACTTCACCTTTTTGTGATTTTTCTCTTGCAGTGT encodes the following:
- a CDS encoding co-chaperone GroES, producing the protein MSEVNIKPLADKIVVKVIEETETTPGGIFIPDTAREKSQKGEVLAAGPGKLLENGQREEMEVKVGDKILFSKYGGTDIKITNTEYKILSVRDVLGVIE